The following proteins are co-located in the Canis aureus isolate CA01 chromosome X, VMU_Caureus_v.1.0, whole genome shotgun sequence genome:
- the RAB39B gene encoding ras-related protein Rab-39B: MEAIWLYQFRLIVIGDSTVGKSCLIRRFTEGRFAQVSDPTVGVDFFSRLVEIEPGKRIKLQIWDTAGQERFRSITRAYYRNSVGGLLLFDITNRRSFQNVHEWLEETKVHVQPYQIVFVLVGHKCDLDTQRQVTRHEAEKLAAAYGMKYIETSARDAINVEKAFTDLTRDIYELVKRGDITIQEGWEGVKSGFVPNVVHSSEEVVKSERRCLC, encoded by the exons atGGAGGCCATCTGGCTGTACCAGTTCCGCCTCATTGTCATCGGGGACTCCACGGTGGGCAAGTCCTGCCTCATCCGCCGCTTCACCGAGGGCCGCTTCGCCCAGGTCTCGGACCCCACGGTGGGGGTGGATTTCTTCTCCCGGCTGGTGGAGATCGAGCCGGGGAAACGCATCAAGCTGCAGATCTGGGACACGGCGGGtcaggagaggttcag ATCCATCACTCGCGCCTACTACAGGAACTCAGTAGGTGGCCTTCTCTTATTTGACATTACCAACCGCAGGTCCTTCCAGAATGTCCATGAGTGGTTAGAAGAGACCAAAGTACACGTTCAGCCCTACCAAATTGTGTTTGTTCTGGTGGGTCACAAGTGTGACCTGGATACTCAGAGGCAAGTGACTCGCCACGAGGCAGAGAAACTGGCGGCTGCGTACGGCATGAAGTACATTGAAACGTCAGCCCGAGATGCCATTAACGTGGAGAAGGCCTTCACAGACCTGACGAGAGACATATATGAGCTGGTTAAAAGGGGGGATATCACGATCCAGGAGGGCTGGGAAGGGGTGAAGAGTGGATTTGTGCCGAATGTGGTTCACTCTTCAGAAGAGGTCGTCAAATCAGAAAGGAGATGTCTGTGCTAG